One window from the genome of Pseudalkalibacillus hwajinpoensis encodes:
- a CDS encoding valine--tRNA ligase — protein sequence MANKELTMPTKYDPKATEQKWYPYWVDGKFFEATGDKEKEPYTIVIPPPNVTGKLHLGHAWDTTLQDILSRVKRMQGYDVLWLPGMDHAGIATQAKVEGKLREEGTSRYDLGREKFLEKSWEWKEEYADFIRSQWAKLGLSLDYSRERFTLDNGLSDAVREVFVKLYEKGLIYRGEYIINWDPQTKTALSDIEVIHQEVTGHFYHMRYPLADGSGHIEIATTRPETMLGDSGIAVHPKDERYKHLVGKKAILPLVGREIEIVADDYVDMEFGSGAVKITPAHDPNDFEIGNRHNLERILVMNEDGSMNENAGEYQGMDRFECRKKLVKDLQDKGILFNIEEHVHSVGHSERSGAVVEPYLSTQWFVKMGPLAEQAIALQKSDDKVNFVPERFEKTYLNWIENIRDWCISRQLWWGHRIPAWHHKETGEIHVGLEEPADIENWEQDVDVLDTWFSSALWPFSTMGWPNEDAEDFNRFYPTNVLVTGYDIIYFWVARMIFQGIEFTEQRPFNDVLIHGLVRDSEGRKMSKSLGNGVDPMDVIEKYGADSLRFFLSTGSSPGQDLRFYWEKVESTWNFANKIWNASRFALMNMDGMTYEELDLTGEKSTADKWILTRLNDTIEQVTRLINNYEFGEVGRYLYNFIWDDFCDWYIEMAKLPLYGEDEVAKKTTRSVLAYVLDQTMRLLHPFMPYLTEEIWQHLPHEGESITVANWPVKNEELHFQEAAADMALLTEIIRSVRNIRAEMNVAPSKPIELRIKPKSADTQKQLEQNSQYIERFCNPETLSISADLQAPEKSMTAVVSGAELFLPLEGLINIDEEIERLKGEMKKLDSEVDRVQKKLANERFISKAPEKVVEEERAKEKDYLERRSNVEARINELKK from the coding sequence ATGGCGAATAAAGAGCTAACGATGCCGACGAAGTACGATCCGAAGGCAACAGAGCAGAAATGGTACCCGTATTGGGTAGATGGCAAATTTTTTGAGGCAACAGGTGATAAAGAAAAAGAACCTTATACAATTGTAATCCCCCCGCCGAACGTTACAGGTAAACTACACCTCGGGCATGCTTGGGATACAACGCTTCAAGATATTCTATCGCGTGTAAAGCGTATGCAGGGATATGATGTTCTCTGGCTTCCAGGAATGGACCATGCTGGGATTGCGACACAGGCAAAAGTTGAAGGGAAGCTCCGAGAAGAAGGTACCTCGCGCTATGACCTTGGCCGAGAGAAGTTCCTTGAGAAGTCGTGGGAATGGAAAGAAGAGTATGCGGATTTTATTCGTAGCCAGTGGGCGAAGCTTGGTCTTTCTCTAGATTATTCAAGAGAGCGTTTTACACTTGATAACGGTCTTTCTGATGCAGTACGTGAAGTATTTGTAAAGCTATATGAGAAGGGCTTAATTTATCGCGGTGAATATATTATCAACTGGGATCCACAAACAAAAACGGCCCTTTCAGATATTGAAGTTATTCACCAGGAAGTAACTGGTCACTTCTATCATATGCGCTATCCTCTTGCAGATGGCTCAGGACATATCGAAATTGCAACAACGCGTCCTGAAACAATGCTAGGTGACTCAGGTATTGCTGTTCATCCAAAAGATGAGCGCTACAAGCACCTAGTTGGTAAGAAAGCGATTTTGCCGCTTGTAGGTCGTGAAATTGAAATTGTTGCGGATGATTACGTTGATATGGAATTTGGATCAGGCGCTGTGAAAATCACTCCAGCTCACGATCCGAATGACTTCGAAATTGGTAACCGTCATAACCTTGAGCGCATTCTCGTAATGAATGAAGATGGGTCAATGAATGAGAATGCCGGAGAGTACCAGGGCATGGACCGATTTGAATGCCGTAAGAAACTTGTGAAAGATTTACAGGATAAAGGAATCTTATTCAACATTGAAGAGCACGTTCATTCCGTAGGTCATTCTGAGCGAAGCGGTGCTGTTGTCGAACCTTATCTTTCAACACAGTGGTTTGTTAAAATGGGGCCTCTTGCTGAGCAGGCGATTGCTCTTCAGAAGTCAGACGACAAAGTGAACTTTGTACCTGAGCGATTTGAAAAAACGTATTTAAATTGGATTGAGAACATTCGTGACTGGTGTATTTCAAGACAGCTTTGGTGGGGGCATCGCATTCCCGCGTGGCATCATAAAGAAACTGGAGAGATCCACGTTGGACTTGAAGAGCCAGCCGATATTGAAAACTGGGAGCAAGACGTTGATGTTCTAGATACGTGGTTTAGTTCAGCGCTTTGGCCATTTTCTACAATGGGATGGCCAAACGAAGACGCCGAAGACTTTAACCGTTTCTACCCAACAAACGTTCTAGTAACGGGTTATGACATTATTTATTTCTGGGTAGCTCGTATGATCTTCCAGGGTATTGAATTTACAGAGCAGCGCCCGTTTAACGACGTCCTCATTCATGGGCTTGTACGTGATTCTGAAGGACGTAAGATGAGTAAATCGCTCGGTAACGGTGTCGATCCAATGGATGTTATTGAGAAGTACGGTGCTGATTCCCTTCGTTTCTTCCTATCCACTGGCTCATCACCAGGTCAGGATCTCCGTTTCTATTGGGAAAAGGTAGAGTCTACGTGGAACTTTGCTAATAAAATTTGGAACGCTTCTCGTTTTGCCCTAATGAATATGGATGGCATGACGTATGAAGAACTTGATTTAACAGGTGAAAAATCGACAGCTGATAAATGGATTTTAACTCGCTTAAACGATACGATTGAACAAGTGACGCGCCTGATTAATAACTATGAGTTTGGTGAAGTGGGTCGCTACCTTTACAACTTTATCTGGGATGACTTCTGTGATTGGTATATTGAAATGGCGAAACTGCCGCTCTATGGTGAAGATGAAGTAGCGAAGAAAACCACTCGTTCTGTTCTAGCTTATGTACTTGATCAAACGATGCGTCTTCTGCATCCATTCATGCCTTATCTTACTGAAGAAATCTGGCAACACCTTCCTCACGAAGGAGAATCGATCACAGTTGCAAACTGGCCAGTAAAGAACGAAGAGCTTCACTTCCAAGAAGCTGCTGCTGATATGGCGCTTCTAACGGAAATTATTCGTTCAGTACGTAACATTCGAGCTGAAATGAATGTGGCACCAAGCAAGCCGATTGAACTTCGTATTAAGCCAAAATCAGCTGATACTCAGAAACAGCTTGAGCAAAATAGTCAATACATCGAACGCTTCTGTAACCCAGAAACCTTGAGTATTTCAGCGGATCTTCAGGCACCGGAAAAATCGATGACGGCTGTTGTATCTGGAGCTGAATTATTCTTGCCGCTTGAAGGGTTAATCAATATTGATGAAGAAATTGAGCGTCTAAAAGGAGAAATGAAGAAGCTAGATTCTGAAGTTGATCGTGTTCAGAAGAAGCTCGCTAATGAACGCTTTATTAGCAAAGCTCCTGAGAAAGTCGTTGAAGAAGAACGAGCGAAAGAAAAGGATTATCTTGAGAGAAGAAGCAACGTAGAAGCTCGTATTAACGAACTAAAAAAATAA
- a CDS encoding bifunctional folylpolyglutamate synthase/dihydrofolate synthase, translating to MFHSYDEAVSWIHSLLNHGIKPGLERMEWMLDQLDHPERRLKTVHVGGTNGKGSTVTYLRTVLEESGYEVGTFTSPYIESFSERIAINGQPINEEDLVALCNRVQPLVEMAAVSPLGSPTEFEVITVIALLYFGTIAYPDLVLMEVGLGGRFDSTNIIHPLVSVITNVGYDHTHILGSDIKQIAYEKAGIIKSGVPLVTTAEKEEVLTLLHETTKSKKTKIYRLNEEFSIKEQMSDKEGERFSFQSPYRKLEDLHIQMKGEHQVKNAGAALMTLEYLRVFYGLHIEQGMIQRGLERATWPGRFEQLRSNPTIVVDGAHNPEGVESLANTLKQHYPETRIHVIFSALGDKDIESMLKPLYPLIETISFTTFEFPRAISGEELSNKATFANKRYEENWRKAIQVTMDEMVENDLLLITGSLYFVSEIRRFLKN from the coding sequence ATGTTTCACTCATATGACGAAGCGGTGAGTTGGATTCATAGTTTATTAAATCATGGCATTAAACCAGGTTTAGAGCGTATGGAATGGATGCTGGATCAGCTCGATCATCCAGAAAGACGGTTAAAAACGGTACACGTTGGCGGAACGAACGGGAAAGGATCAACCGTTACGTACTTGCGAACGGTGCTCGAGGAGTCAGGATATGAAGTAGGAACTTTTACTTCTCCTTATATTGAATCGTTTAGCGAACGAATCGCTATTAATGGACAACCGATTAATGAAGAAGACTTAGTTGCTTTATGCAATCGTGTTCAGCCTCTTGTTGAGATGGCTGCTGTCTCTCCGCTTGGGTCACCAACTGAATTTGAAGTGATTACGGTTATCGCTCTCTTATATTTTGGGACAATTGCCTATCCAGACCTTGTTTTGATGGAAGTTGGTCTTGGCGGACGATTTGATTCAACCAATATTATTCACCCGCTTGTAAGTGTGATTACAAATGTCGGATACGATCATACGCACATCCTTGGGAGTGATATTAAGCAAATCGCTTATGAAAAAGCGGGGATCATTAAGTCAGGGGTTCCTCTTGTGACAACTGCTGAAAAAGAAGAGGTACTCACTCTTTTACATGAAACGACCAAATCGAAAAAGACGAAAATTTATCGATTGAATGAAGAGTTTTCTATTAAGGAGCAAATGAGTGATAAGGAAGGGGAGCGTTTTTCTTTTCAATCACCTTACCGTAAACTAGAAGATCTACACATTCAGATGAAGGGTGAGCACCAGGTAAAAAATGCAGGCGCAGCACTTATGACACTTGAATATTTACGTGTTTTCTATGGTCTACATATTGAACAGGGTATGATTCAGCGCGGACTGGAGAGAGCAACGTGGCCAGGTCGATTTGAACAGCTTCGTTCAAATCCGACTATTGTTGTGGACGGTGCGCACAATCCGGAAGGTGTCGAAAGTCTTGCTAACACGCTTAAGCAGCATTACCCTGAGACACGCATACATGTTATCTTTAGTGCTCTTGGTGATAAAGATATTGAATCGATGCTAAAACCACTTTATCCTCTAATTGAGACTATTTCGTTTACTACCTTTGAATTTCCAAGAGCTATATCAGGTGAGGAGTTGTCGAATAAAGCGACTTTTGCTAATAAGAGATATGAGGAAAACTGGAGGAAAGCCATCCAGGTGACGATGGATGAGATGGTTGAAAATGACCTGCTTCTGATAACGGGCTCTCTTTACTTTGTCTCTGAAATTCGCCGTTTTCTAAAAAATTAG
- a CDS encoding sensor domain-containing diguanylate cyclase has protein sequence MTALMKRKVWLVWLLFWPLLIFATFYFFPPVLSGNWADVLALFVLLAVVAMMPINVKGTDLFFIQGISLAVFLRYGLFIEMILTQLAILVFLLNLRVTKKDSHRYPVNMLMFMLVSLVSGGLFYLLGGSVGEFSGDAITQLVPSIAYILSLIVVNQILLHFLKIYIYKEADTKFFGKDMLWEAISTGVTLPVGFLLYMLHTYLGTVAIFFVGVPFILASLMLRLYYSSQKVNNLLQQTSEIGQQITQSLDTDEILNLFLNEVKDMFVVDYAYIMDAEHVKRLTVIKRYEKERGIVSKEESSPYQEGISSRVWRSGRSRLYTKRSQWKNLTEGVLSDAANSVISVPMKRNKNVVGIITLASGRVRSYEKHHILVLQILANYLAVAVDNARHYEETKRRSERCPLTNLYNFRFFGELLDEKYKRFDETPDPFSIILLDLDHFKKVNDTFGHHSGNEVLCGVANRLEEEIGDRGTVARFGGEEFVVLLENHSHKKSVQVAEDLRCSIADRPFEIYNDLDNGNRQVIYVTASIGVATAPDQGEDAQTLIRNADRAMYTGAKQQGRNRVASYVG, from the coding sequence TTGACTGCATTAATGAAACGTAAAGTTTGGTTGGTATGGCTTTTGTTCTGGCCACTACTCATTTTTGCAACGTTCTATTTCTTTCCTCCTGTATTATCAGGGAATTGGGCAGATGTTCTTGCATTGTTTGTGCTTCTTGCTGTTGTTGCTATGATGCCAATTAATGTGAAGGGGACTGACCTTTTTTTTATCCAGGGGATCTCGCTTGCTGTCTTCTTAAGATATGGTCTATTTATCGAAATGATCTTAACTCAGTTAGCGATACTCGTTTTTCTTTTAAACTTACGTGTCACAAAAAAAGATAGTCATCGTTATCCTGTTAACATGCTGATGTTTATGCTTGTTTCACTCGTATCCGGTGGACTTTTCTATTTACTCGGTGGTTCAGTAGGTGAATTCTCTGGTGATGCGATTACGCAGCTCGTTCCTTCAATTGCATACATCTTATCGCTTATTGTTGTAAATCAAATTCTCCTACATTTTTTAAAAATTTATATTTACAAAGAAGCTGATACTAAATTTTTTGGTAAAGATATGCTCTGGGAAGCGATATCAACTGGGGTGACTCTTCCTGTTGGATTCTTACTATATATGCTACATACATATCTAGGCACAGTCGCTATTTTCTTTGTAGGTGTACCATTTATACTGGCTTCTCTTATGCTCAGGCTCTATTATTCCAGCCAAAAAGTAAACAATCTTCTTCAACAAACGAGTGAGATTGGTCAGCAAATCACCCAATCTCTCGATACAGATGAAATATTAAATTTATTCTTAAATGAAGTAAAAGATATGTTCGTTGTTGACTATGCCTATATTATGGATGCCGAACATGTGAAACGATTGACAGTTATTAAGCGATATGAAAAAGAGCGTGGCATTGTATCCAAAGAGGAAAGTAGCCCTTACCAGGAAGGAATCAGTTCAAGGGTGTGGCGAAGCGGACGAAGCCGCTTGTATACGAAGCGTTCTCAGTGGAAGAATCTTACGGAAGGCGTGCTTTCTGACGCCGCTAACTCGGTCATTTCCGTCCCAATGAAGCGGAATAAAAATGTTGTAGGCATCATTACTCTTGCTTCAGGCCGCGTCCGTTCTTACGAGAAACATCACATTCTTGTCCTGCAAATACTAGCTAACTATTTAGCCGTGGCTGTTGATAATGCTAGACATTATGAAGAGACGAAAAGGCGAAGTGAACGATGTCCATTAACGAATTTATACAACTTCAGGTTTTTTGGGGAGTTATTGGATGAGAAATACAAGCGTTTTGACGAAACGCCTGATCCGTTCTCTATCATTCTGCTCGACCTGGATCATTTCAAAAAAGTGAATGACACGTTTGGTCATCATAGTGGTAATGAAGTGCTTTGTGGGGTAGCGAATCGACTTGAAGAAGAAATTGGAGACAGGGGCACCGTTGCAAGATTTGGTGGAGAAGAGTTTGTCGTTCTGCTAGAAAATCATTCTCATAAGAAGAGTGTTCAAGTAGCAGAAGACTTACGATGCTCCATCGCGGATCGTCCATTTGAAATTTATAATGATCTCGATAACGGCAATCGCCAGGTCATTTACGTAACGGCTAGTATTGGTGTGGCCACGGCTCCTGATCAGGGAGAGGATGCGCAAACGTTGATAAGAAACGCGGATCGAGCGATGTATACTGGAGCCAAGCAGCAGGGGCGAAACCGTGTTGCGAGCTATGTTGGATAA
- a CDS encoding prepilin peptidase, translating into MGVILHSYLFLVGLALGSFYNVVGLRMPIKRSIVAPRSSCPTCERELSPLELVPVFSYLFQRGKCKGCSSRISPIYAGVEFATALLFTIAPFLVGWSKELVISYGLISLLVIIFVSDITYMLIPDRILLFFAAYFIVGRILVPMDPWYSPFIGAAGGFLLLLLIAVISKGGMGGGDIKLFAVLGFVFGYQELLLVFFFSTLCGTIIGVTALLTGRVKRKQHIPFGPSIALGAIITYFYGQQILHWYISFLL; encoded by the coding sequence ATGGGGGTCATTTTACATAGTTATTTATTTCTAGTTGGGCTTGCACTTGGGTCTTTTTATAATGTTGTAGGTCTTCGGATGCCTATCAAACGATCGATTGTGGCCCCTCGCTCATCCTGTCCAACGTGTGAACGAGAGCTTTCACCGCTTGAGCTTGTGCCGGTTTTCTCTTATTTATTCCAGCGCGGAAAATGCAAAGGCTGCTCGTCACGTATTTCACCGATATACGCCGGTGTTGAATTCGCTACGGCACTTCTTTTTACGATTGCACCGTTTTTGGTGGGATGGTCAAAAGAATTGGTCATTTCGTATGGATTGATTTCGCTTCTTGTGATTATTTTTGTTTCAGATATCACCTATATGCTTATTCCAGATCGTATTCTTCTCTTTTTTGCTGCTTACTTTATTGTTGGTCGAATCCTTGTTCCAATGGATCCGTGGTATAGCCCTTTTATTGGAGCGGCTGGAGGATTTTTATTACTCCTTCTCATTGCTGTTATTAGTAAAGGGGGAATGGGGGGCGGTGACATTAAATTATTTGCGGTACTAGGCTTCGTATTTGGTTATCAGGAATTACTTCTTGTGTTTTTCTTTTCTACTTTGTGTGGCACGATCATTGGCGTAACAGCGCTATTGACTGGGAGAGTAAAGCGAAAGCAGCACATTCCGTTTGGGCCATCGATAGCGCTAGGGGCAATCATAACGTATTTTTATGGTCAACAAATCTTACACTGGTATATTAGTTTTCTTTTATGA
- a CDS encoding SPOR domain-containing protein codes for MDKERRTISIRLNDEEKSEPPESHKEESAAAEEKEFEWILPERRDSRKIVELKKRHIQKKAGAFYEKKSPRLPVGRKKKKHLVNKKPIITLQKKVVASAAFAIILGILFGFGLLMVFSGDSVATIDDGYEEAATTTTDLDLSLDFHVVQSGAYETEESAKEFQDKLKENGFPAAIFKGEKYYLFIGVSPSAEGQDALGAYYEGKGQDVYKKVWSIDGQKASVSDEMAGQMKEGKALLEKLTTLDLVALSDGKLKEAEMSDIKKEVEAWNESGSGRKEWDKIGGKELEQSLNSALEELEMYASDETVPSLWVAQQHLLDGMVAFQDVVERLK; via the coding sequence ATGGATAAGGAGAGACGGACGATTTCAATTCGATTAAATGATGAGGAGAAAAGCGAGCCTCCCGAATCACATAAAGAAGAAAGCGCAGCAGCTGAGGAGAAGGAATTTGAGTGGATTTTACCCGAACGGCGTGATTCGAGGAAAATAGTAGAACTTAAAAAGAGGCACATTCAAAAAAAAGCTGGAGCTTTTTATGAAAAGAAAAGTCCAAGGCTCCCAGTTGGACGCAAAAAGAAAAAACACTTAGTTAATAAGAAACCTATTATTACACTACAAAAGAAAGTGGTGGCTTCCGCTGCTTTTGCTATTATTCTTGGGATTTTATTTGGATTTGGTTTATTAATGGTATTCAGTGGGGATAGCGTGGCGACGATAGATGATGGATATGAAGAAGCAGCTACAACGACCACGGATTTGGACTTATCATTAGATTTTCACGTAGTTCAATCTGGAGCTTATGAAACAGAGGAATCTGCGAAGGAGTTTCAAGACAAGTTGAAAGAGAATGGATTTCCGGCAGCTATTTTTAAAGGAGAGAAATACTATTTGTTTATAGGTGTATCTCCTTCTGCTGAAGGACAGGATGCACTTGGAGCTTATTATGAAGGAAAAGGACAGGATGTCTATAAGAAGGTGTGGTCGATTGATGGTCAGAAAGCATCTGTGAGTGACGAAATGGCGGGTCAGATGAAGGAAGGCAAAGCGTTGCTCGAAAAATTAACGACGCTAGATCTTGTCGCATTATCTGATGGAAAGCTGAAAGAAGCTGAAATGAGTGACATAAAAAAAGAAGTTGAAGCCTGGAATGAGAGTGGCTCGGGGAGAAAAGAGTGGGATAAAATCGGCGGGAAAGAGCTTGAACAAAGTCTGAACAGTGCTTTGGAGGAACTTGAAATGTACGCTTCTGACGAAACAGTACCTTCTTTATGGGTTGCTCAGCAGCATTTATTAGACGGGATGGTAGCATTTCAAGATGTAGTGGAAAGGTTGAAATAA
- a CDS encoding Maf family protein: MKRLVLASGSPRRKELLDQMNLQFEIIVSRFEEHLSQSVPPSELVKQLALGKANEVYTNTSDAVVLGADTVVTLDHEVLGKPDSREHARQMLKALSGRSHVVYSGVAILSSERSAQFFEATEVEFWELTDQEIENYLDTGEPFDKAGGYGIQGFGAAFVKRIHGDYYSVVGLPISKTLRELRAFGIVPEIQR, encoded by the coding sequence ATGAAGCGCCTCGTCTTAGCCTCAGGGTCTCCACGAAGAAAAGAACTTCTAGATCAAATGAATCTCCAATTTGAGATTATCGTTAGCCGCTTTGAAGAGCATCTCTCTCAATCTGTCCCACCTTCAGAACTTGTGAAACAGCTTGCCTTAGGGAAAGCAAATGAAGTGTATACAAATACTTCAGATGCTGTCGTGCTAGGTGCAGATACGGTTGTTACACTCGACCATGAGGTCCTTGGAAAACCTGATAGCCGCGAGCATGCGAGGCAGATGCTTAAAGCCTTATCAGGACGATCTCACGTCGTTTATTCAGGTGTGGCCATTCTATCCAGTGAACGAAGTGCCCAATTCTTTGAAGCAACTGAAGTAGAATTCTGGGAGTTAACAGATCAGGAGATTGAGAACTATCTGGATACAGGAGAGCCTTTTGATAAAGCGGGAGGTTATGGCATACAGGGTTTCGGTGCCGCCTTTGTGAAGCGAATTCATGGTGATTATTATAGTGTGGTAGGGCTTCCTATTTCGAAAACGCTACGAGAGCTTCGTGCGTTTGGAATTGTTCCGGAGATTCAGCGTTAG
- the radC gene encoding RadC family protein, with translation MIRDYPEEERPRERLMKDGPETLSNQELLAIILRTGTKQESVLQLSYRIIQNFEGLRLLKDASIEELTSLNGVGTAKAVQLIAAMELGRRVSRLQLEERYTIRSPEDGANYVMEDMRFLSQEHFVCLYLNTKNQVLHRQTVFVGSLNASIVHPREVFREAFRRSAASLICFHNHPSGDPTPSREDIEVTKRLAECGKMLGIDMLDHIIIGDQKFISLKEKGYV, from the coding sequence ATGATTCGAGATTATCCTGAAGAAGAGCGCCCGAGAGAGCGTCTGATGAAGGATGGTCCTGAGACCTTATCCAATCAAGAATTATTAGCTATTATCCTCAGGACAGGAACAAAGCAGGAGTCAGTACTTCAGCTTTCTTATCGCATTATCCAGAATTTTGAAGGACTTCGACTTCTGAAAGATGCAAGTATTGAAGAGTTAACGTCTCTAAACGGCGTTGGAACTGCTAAAGCGGTTCAGCTAATCGCAGCGATGGAGCTCGGTAGAAGAGTTAGCCGCCTTCAATTAGAAGAGCGCTATACGATTCGTTCTCCTGAAGATGGTGCGAATTATGTGATGGAAGACATGCGCTTCCTATCACAAGAACATTTTGTTTGCTTATACTTAAATACGAAGAATCAGGTACTGCATCGTCAAACTGTCTTTGTTGGAAGTCTAAACGCATCGATTGTTCATCCGCGTGAGGTCTTTCGTGAAGCATTTAGGCGGTCGGCAGCTTCATTAATTTGTTTTCATAATCATCCGAGCGGTGATCCAACACCGAGCAGAGAAGATATTGAAGTGACAAAACGTCTTGCAGAATGTGGTAAAATGCTTGGTATTGATATGCTAGATCATATTATTATCGGAGATCAGAAGTTTATTAGTTTAAAAGAAAAAGGGTATGTATAA
- a CDS encoding rod shape-determining protein, whose product MFGGFSRDMGIDLGTANTLAYVKGKGVVVREPSVVALRTDTGSIEAVGNDAKNMIGRTPGNIVALRPMKDGVIADFETTATMLKYFIQQAQKNRSVFARKPNVMVCVPSGITAVEKRAVEDATRQAGAREPYTIEEPFAAAIGADLPVWEPTGSMVVDIGGGTTEVAIISLGGIVTSESIRIAGDEMDESIIQYVKKTYNLMIGERTAEQLKLEIGSAGTTEGIEAMDIRGRDLVTGLPKTISVSADEVSGALRDTVNSIMEAVKVTLEKTPPELAADIMDRGIVLTGGGALLRNLDQVISDETKMPVIVAENPLECVAIGTGRALENIHLFKSRAGITSRSKQK is encoded by the coding sequence ATGTTTGGTGGATTTTCAAGAGATATGGGAATAGATTTAGGTACAGCTAATACGCTGGCATATGTAAAAGGAAAAGGCGTTGTTGTTCGAGAGCCATCAGTTGTGGCACTTCGTACAGATACAGGTTCTATTGAAGCAGTCGGAAACGACGCAAAGAACATGATTGGACGTACACCGGGTAATATCGTTGCACTTCGTCCAATGAAAGATGGCGTTATTGCTGATTTTGAAACAACGGCTACAATGCTAAAATATTTTATTCAACAGGCACAGAAAAACCGTTCTGTGTTCGCACGTAAGCCAAACGTGATGGTTTGTGTACCTTCAGGGATCACTGCTGTCGAAAAAAGAGCAGTAGAAGATGCAACTCGTCAAGCTGGAGCACGTGAACCTTATACAATTGAAGAGCCGTTTGCAGCCGCAATCGGAGCTGATCTACCAGTTTGGGAACCAACTGGTAGTATGGTTGTCGATATTGGTGGAGGAACAACAGAAGTTGCGATCATCTCATTAGGTGGAATCGTTACAAGTGAATCGATTCGCATTGCTGGTGATGAGATGGACGAGTCTATCATTCAATATGTGAAGAAAACATACAATTTAATGATTGGTGAACGTACAGCTGAACAGCTTAAGCTTGAAATCGGATCTGCTGGAACGACAGAAGGTATTGAAGCGATGGATATTCGTGGACGTGACCTTGTAACGGGTCTTCCAAAGACGATCAGCGTATCCGCTGATGAAGTGTCGGGCGCTCTTCGTGATACGGTTAATAGCATTATGGAAGCTGTTAAAGTAACACTTGAGAAAACACCGCCAGAACTTGCAGCAGATATTATGGATCGTGGAATTGTTCTTACAGGCGGTGGTGCATTGCTTCGTAACCTGGATCAGGTGATTAGCGATGAAACAAAAATGCCTGTTATTGTAGCTGAGAATCCGCTTGAGTGCGTAGCGATTGGTACTGGGCGTGCGCTAGAAAATATTCATCTGTTCAAATCTAGAGCTGGTATTACTTCCCGCTCAAAACAGAAGTAG
- the mreC gene encoding rod shape-determining protein MreC, which produces MPQFFSNKRLIVLLVSIIILVALIGTSMKERDDLTMPEQFFKDSVGWLQSIFYKPANSVAGLFESIGDMKDMYEENELLKSRLNEFVAVSEELKTVKKENEDLKSELNIDSSTGLASYQTFHANMIARSPDRWNDLLTIDKGKQDGVEADMAVATPDGLIGKVKNVQPFSSTVQLVSDVDRTNRIAAMTQEDKNVFGTIEGYDTEKEVLMFSKIPVDTKVKKGQTVITAGNGGIFPRGIVIGEIVDVETDNVGTTQTAYVKPAADLYDINNVMVIDRGAQDVTPDDGEGEEE; this is translated from the coding sequence ATGCCACAATTTTTTTCGAATAAACGACTCATTGTATTACTTGTCAGTATCATTATTCTTGTAGCGTTAATTGGGACGTCTATGAAAGAACGTGATGATCTCACGATGCCGGAGCAATTTTTCAAAGATTCCGTTGGCTGGCTTCAATCAATCTTCTATAAACCCGCTAATTCAGTAGCGGGTTTATTTGAGAGTATTGGTGATATGAAGGACATGTACGAAGAAAATGAGCTATTGAAATCGAGACTTAATGAATTTGTTGCTGTCTCAGAAGAGCTCAAAACAGTGAAGAAGGAAAATGAAGACTTAAAAAGCGAATTAAACATCGATTCATCAACTGGGTTAGCTAGCTATCAAACATTTCACGCAAATATGATTGCAAGATCTCCAGATCGGTGGAATGATTTATTAACGATTGATAAAGGTAAACAGGACGGGGTAGAAGCGGATATGGCTGTTGCCACACCAGATGGATTAATCGGTAAAGTGAAAAACGTTCAGCCTTTTTCATCGACTGTCCAGCTAGTGAGTGATGTAGACCGGACGAATCGAATCGCTGCTATGACTCAAGAAGATAAGAACGTTTTCGGTACAATAGAAGGTTATGATACTGAAAAAGAAGTGCTTATGTTCTCGAAAATTCCAGTAGATACAAAGGTTAAAAAAGGTCAAACTGTTATTACGGCAGGTAATGGAGGCATTTTTCCACGAGGTATTGTCATCGGGGAAATTGTAGATGTGGAAACAGACAACGTTGGAACGACTCAGACGGCTTATGTGAAACCAGCCGCCGATTTATATGATATTAACAATGTTATGGTAATCGATCGTGGAGCGCAGGATGTTACGCCTGATGACGGAGAAGGTGAAGAGGAATGA